Proteins from a single region of Echeneis naucrates chromosome 2, fEcheNa1.1, whole genome shotgun sequence:
- the LOC115050485 gene encoding cordon-bleu protein-like 1 yields the protein MPAPHCEASLSCITLHTQKPILFSQGGDGRHTNKICPKNPGGPRSPGDSGLAQKTGASPLAESQEKRLLEDRRGKNPQSSFLIPSPPAAQQRRAEGEWKQSADTGGSPDSGTAADPGLVPQLASGAFEMDEQENPLERDRSLSVVLPGGLEKNTLVPGSKPVMDLLVTLCATYHLNPSDYTVEVLSPNKNVVSFKPNSPIGSLEAEKIVLKPRGVEEKNRRPYMPEATVRLLINYNKSHKAVVRVSPRVPLELLLPVVCDKCEFKVETTVLLREPQSKEPLDLTKTLNDHGLREVFAKDTAADHRPQSKTPDADLPEKEKEKKNAGLLCLFRRRKKSHETGEATSGPMFPGLDKQEAAGMKLQDVRSSSAQAADVPKKRRAPQPPMGASQSVPANLSSCLLRGPQETSADLTLKTTKKRAPPPPPCVNTHPELLEDTQVKGTADSPITPEELRESDESDSGSLSVSSSSSPHPSQTPSSSSSSRPSFDPYLPSFRGKDLSDARCALAKILTSSISKGTLVRHLRSSATFSKLSSVPFASMTPKSPENRGFCVELESVVKSNLPTDPEWEDPLQKKGMTTFKVIPSKKYTSNDPEPSEDVPDQCWATEEKNPETEASPEEEEDSYPPDGDGAETETPLPCQEIQAPDGPDSPPPPHDRGRSCPESPLSEDRDTDEGQREDEDESEVRSEVAAAGLSGCSDDGQVDSEFLHRPTDVDQCGPDTDHKEVEEEELEEEDSFPPPPPPVFFSEDVEVREEAQEDGNTSSLPASEPVSPACNGFGHQDESASAAPAPRDKTSIGPSRFAQAVALAVQRSRLRSQKALGPQSPGDPHNTLPSPPRSTYQYGA from the exons ATGCCAGCTCCCCACTGTGAGGCCTCACTCTCCTGCATCACCCTTCACACCCAGAAGCCCATCCTGTTCTCCCAGGGAGGAGATGGAAGGCACACAAACAAGATCTGCCCAAAGAACCCTG GTGGACCTCGGTCCCCCGGAGACTCTGGGCTGGCCCAGAAAACAGGAGCCTCCCCTCTGGCAGAATCTCAAGAGAAACGTCTCCTTGA GGATCGCAGAGGAAAGAACCCTCAGTCCTCCTTCCTCATCCCCTCTCCTCCCGCCGCCCAACAGagaagagctgaaggagaaTGGAAACAGTCTGCAGACACAG GAGGTTCACCTGACAGTGGAACGGCCGCAGATCCTGGTTTGGTCCCTCAGCTCGCTTCAGGTGCTTTTGAGATGGATGAGCAGGAGAATCCACTGGAGAGGGAtcgctctctgtctgtggtCCTGCCGGGGGGGCTGGAGAAAAACACCCTGGTGCCTGGAAG CAAACCAGTGATGGATTTACTGGTGACACTTTGTGCAACTTACCACCTGAATCCATCAGACTACACCGTCGAGGTTCTCTCACCGAACAAGAACGTCGTCAGCTTCAAGCCGAACTCTCCGATTGGCTCTCTGGAAGCTGAGAAGATTGTGCTGAAGCCCAGAGGGGTGGAGGAAAAGAACAGGAGGCCGTACATGCCAGAG GCAACTGTGCGTCTATTGATCAACTACAATAAATCCCATAAGGCCGTGGTGCGGGTGAGTCCCAGGGTGCCCCTTGAGCTGCTCCTGCCAGTGGTGTGTGACAAGTGTGAGTTTAAAGTAGAAACGACCGTCTTACTGAGAGAGCCTCAGTCCAAAGAGCCACTGGACTTGACCAAGACCTTAAACGACCACGGGCTGAGGGAAGTGTTCGCCAAAGACACCGCTGCTGACCATCGGCCCCAAAGCAAGACACCCGATGCAG ACCTgccagagaaggagaaggagaagaagaacgCAGGGTTACTCTGCTTATtcagaagaaggaagaaaagccACGAGACG GGCGAAGCAACAAGTGGACCGATGTTTCCGGGTCTGGATAAGCAGGAGGCAGCAGGTATGAAGCTGCAGGATGTTCGCTCCTCCAGCGCTCAGGCAGCTGATGTGCCCAAGAAGAGACGAGCCCCCCAGCCACCCATGGGTGCTTCACAGAGCGTCCCCGCCAACCTCAGCAGCTGCCTTCTCAGAGGGCCGCAG GAGACCTCGGCAGACTTGACCTTAAAGACTACGAAGAAGAGGGCCCCTCCCCCGCCTCCCTGTGTGAACACACACCCGGAGCTGCTGGAAGACACGCAGGTGAAAG GGACGGCAGACTCTCCGATCACACCGGAGGAGCTGAGAGAAAGTGATGAGTCAGACTCTGGAAGCCTATCGGTgtcctcatcttcatcacctcatccaTCACAAACgccttcatcctcatcctcctcacgTCCATCATTCGATCCGTATCTACCCTCGTTTCGAGGGAAGGACTTATCGGACGCCCGCTGTGCTCTTGCCAAAATCCTGACATCCTCCATCTCCAAAGGAACTCTGGTCAGGCATTTGAGGAGCTCGGCCACTTTCTCAAAGTTATCCAGCGTCCCCTTCGCGTCCATGACTCCAAAGAGTCCAGAAAACAGGGGCTTCTGTGTGGAACTCGAGTCTGTTGTGAAGTCCAACCTCCCCACCGACCCCGAGTGGGAGGATCCTCTTCAGAAGAAAGGAATGACCACGTTCAAAGTGATTCCCTCTAAGAAGTATACGTCCAATGACCCAGAACCCAGTGAGGATGTCCCCGACCAGTGCTGggcaacagaagaaaaaaacccagagaCTGAGGCTTCtcctgaggaagaggaggattcGTACCCCCCTGATGGAGACGGAGCCGAGACTGAAACACCTTTGCCCTGTCAGGAGATCCAGGCTCCTGATGGACCAGACTCTCCACCACCGCCACATGATAGAGGTCGGTCCTGTCCAGAGTCACCTCTGTCTGAggacagagacactgatgaagggcagagagaagatgaagatgaatctGAAGTCAGATCTGAGGTGGCAGCAGCTGGACTGTCAGGCTGCAGTGATGATGGTCAGGTCGACTCAGAGTTTCTCCACAGGCCCACAGACGTGGACCAGTGTGGCCCGGACACTGACCACaaggaggttgaggaggaggagttggaaGAAGAGGACAgtttccctccccctcctccacctgtcTTCTTCAGTGAGGACGTGGAGGTCAGGGAGGAGGCTCAGGAAGACGGCAACACTTCCTCTCTGCCGGCTTCTGAACCAGTAAGCCCCGCCTGCAATGGATTCGGCCATCAGGACGAGTCGGCTTCAGCGGCACCGGCGCCTCGGGACAAGACGAGCATCGGGCCCTCCAGGTTTGCTCAGGCGGTGGCGCTGGCCGTGCAGAGGTCACGTCTCCGCAGTCAGAAAGCCCTCGGCCCACAGAGCCCCGGCGATCCACACAACACGCTCCCCTCGCCGCCCAGGTCCACATATCAGTACG GTGCCTGA